The DNA segment CATCCCTGGGAGTTCGAGCGCGTCTGGCATCTTGAGCCTGCGATCGACGATCCGGACACGGTGTACGCGGGTGTCGAGGACGCGGCATTGTTCAAGACGGTCGACGGAGGCGCGACCTGGAACGAACTGCCCGGCCTGCGCCGCCATGAATCCGGACCGTCATGGCAGCCTGGCGCGGGCGGAATGTGCCTGCACACCATCATTCACGACCCCCGGAACACCGGGCGGATCTACGTCGCGATCTCGGCGGCGGGCGCGTTCCGGTCCGACGACGCAGGCACCACCTGGCGGCCGATCAACCGGGGCTTGCGCTCCGAGGGAATTCCCGACGAGGACGCCGAGGTCGGACACTGCGTGCACAACCTAGCGATCCACCCGACCCGCCCCGACGTCCTTTTCATGCAGAAACACTGGGATGTGATGCGCAGCGACGACGGTGGCGAGTCATGGCACGACATCGGCGGCAACCTGCCAACGGATTTCGGCTTCCCCATCGACGTGCACGCGCACGAGCCGGAAACCGTATACGTCGTGCCGATCAAGAGTGATTCCGAGCATTTCCCTCTCGACGGCAGGCTGCGAGTGTTTCGCAGCAAAGTGGGAGGAAACGAGTGGGAGCCGTTGACCGACGGCCTGCCCCAGCGCGACTGTTATGTGAACGTTCTACGGGACGCGATGGCGGTTGATTCGCTCGACGAATGCGGTGTGTATTTCGGTACGACCGGCGGCCAGGTGTACGCCTCGGCCGACGCCGGTGACACCTGGGCGCCCATCGTGCGGGACCTGCCAGCCGTCCTCTCGGTCGAAGTCCAGACGGTCCCGTGAGCCGCACGATCAAGGTGGCGTTGCCGACGCACCTGCGCACGTTGGCCCATATCTCCGATCGGCAGATCGAGCTCGATGTCGCGGGCGGGCCGACCGGCAAGGTCACCATGGCCGCCGTACTCGACGCGCTGGAAACCCGTTACCCAGCGCTGCGAGGCACCATCAGAGACCAGGTCACCCTCAAACGGAGAGCGTTCGTCCGTTTCTTCGCCTGCGAGGAAGACCTGTCACATGACCCGGCCGATCAGCCCCTTCCTGAGCCGGTGGCGGCCGGTACCGAACCACTTCTGATCGTCGGCGCGATGGCAGGCGGCTGACCCGGCGCTCAGGACAATGTCACGGGCAGGTTCTCCACGCCGTAGACAATCGACACCTTCCGGAACGTCAGTTCGTCGGGGCTGACGTTCAGCCGCATCTCCGGGAAGCGCCGGACCAGCGCGGGGTAAGCGGCGCGCAGCTCCATGCGAGCGAGTTCCGCCCCGATACAGCGGTGGGCACCGTAACCGAAGGCGACGTGCGAGGTGGGGGTTCGCGAACCGTCGAACGTTTCGATGTCGGCTCCGAGCGAGTCGTCCCGGTTGGCTCCGCTCAGCGAAACGACGACCATGTCGCCCTGCTTGATGGTCTTGCCCGCGACGGTGACGTCCTCACGTGCGAAGCGGGGGAAAGCGACCTGGACGACCGTGAGATAGCGCAGAAGCTCCTCGACGAAGGGGCCGACGGAATCGTCGTCGTCGCGCACGTTGACGAACGACTCGTGGTCCTGCAGCAACACCAGGGCACCGAGCGCGAGCATGCTCGCCGTCGTCTCGAAACCGCCGGTGAGAACGCCATCAGCGAGGCCGGCCAACTCCCGGTCGTCGACCTGGTCGCCGTGTTCCTTGATAATCATGCCGAGCAAACCGTCGCCGGGGTTCTCACGTTGCTTGCGCACGACCCCGAGCAGGTAATCCAGCGACTCCGAGATCGCACCAAGCGAGGCGTCGGCTCCGCCGAAGAGGTCGAAACGCGCGACGGCGAGGTGCTGGAACGCGTCTCGCTCCTCGTAGGGGACGCCGAGTAGCTCGCAGATCACCAGTGAGGGAATCGGAAGGGCGAACTCCTCGACGAGGTCGACCGGCCCATCGATCTTCGCCATGGCATCGAGTCGCTCGTTGACGATGGCTTCGATCCCGGGCTTGAGGCGGCCCAGCCTGCGCATCGTGAATTCAGGGGTCAACAACTTGCGGAGTCGCGTGTGCACGGGAGGATCGGCGAAGCCGAGGCCACCCGGGTTGTCGTCGGCGGCTGCACCCGTCTTGCCGACGAGGTTGCCGAAATCGTTACTGAACGATTTCACGTCACCGAGCACGGTCTTCGCTTCTTCGTGACCGGACACCAGCCAGAGGTTGAGCCCGAAGGGCACAGGAAGCTTACTGACGGGCTCCTCAACCCGCTTGCGGCCCAGTTCCGGCACCGGGTCGAGGCCTTCGCGGCGCAACGGCATGAGTACCGCGTCGGGCAGGATGGCCATCTTCGACAGGTCGAGGCCCTTTTTCTGGGCGCGAGCCAGGTACCTGCGTGTTACCCAGGAAACGATACGTGAACGGAGATTCCCCACGAATACGACGCTACCAACCAGGGACGAAGCACCGGACAGCGATCCGGCGACCAGCGTAGCGGGACGACGCACAGTACTTGGTCATGCACTCAACGTCAACATCAGGTTTGGTCGTCTGTAGGCCTGCTCAGCAGCCCGGGAATGTCGGACCCTCTCCGTATCGTGGGCACGGCCATGACGGCCACGTGAGACAGGAGCGCCGATGCCAAGATCTTCGCTTTGAATGCGACTTCGCGTCGC comes from the Prauserella marina genome and includes:
- a CDS encoding WD40/YVTN/BNR-like repeat-containing protein, which translates into the protein MTGVRVLVGTRKGAFILTADGKRRQWEVSGPHFAGWEIYHLKGSPAAPNRLFASQSGGWFGQVIQRSDDGGKSWNPVGNQFTYEGETGTHQWYDGTQHPWEFERVWHLEPAIDDPDTVYAGVEDAALFKTVDGGATWNELPGLRRHESGPSWQPGAGGMCLHTIIHDPRNTGRIYVAISAAGAFRSDDAGTTWRPINRGLRSEGIPDEDAEVGHCVHNLAIHPTRPDVLFMQKHWDVMRSDDGGESWHDIGGNLPTDFGFPIDVHAHEPETVYVVPIKSDSEHFPLDGRLRVFRSKVGGNEWEPLTDGLPQRDCYVNVLRDAMAVDSLDECGVYFGTTGGQVYASADAGDTWAPIVRDLPAVLSVEVQTVP
- a CDS encoding cytochrome P450, translating into MGNLRSRIVSWVTRRYLARAQKKGLDLSKMAILPDAVLMPLRREGLDPVPELGRKRVEEPVSKLPVPFGLNLWLVSGHEEAKTVLGDVKSFSNDFGNLVGKTGAAADDNPGGLGFADPPVHTRLRKLLTPEFTMRRLGRLKPGIEAIVNERLDAMAKIDGPVDLVEEFALPIPSLVICELLGVPYEERDAFQHLAVARFDLFGGADASLGAISESLDYLLGVVRKQRENPGDGLLGMIIKEHGDQVDDRELAGLADGVLTGGFETTASMLALGALVLLQDHESFVNVRDDDDSVGPFVEELLRYLTVVQVAFPRFAREDVTVAGKTIKQGDMVVVSLSGANRDDSLGADIETFDGSRTPTSHVAFGYGAHRCIGAELARMELRAAYPALVRRFPEMRLNVSPDELTFRKVSIVYGVENLPVTLS
- a CDS encoding MoaD/ThiS family protein, with translation MSRTIKVALPTHLRTLAHISDRQIELDVAGGPTGKVTMAAVLDALETRYPALRGTIRDQVTLKRRAFVRFFACEEDLSHDPADQPLPEPVAAGTEPLLIVGAMAGG